The Argonema galeatum A003/A1 genome includes a window with the following:
- a CDS encoding O-antigen ligase family protein: MKPKFKIENLKSILDPSLELCWNFAQLGLLIFPLFPALGAVPLALAILGTGKQKFNTIIKRPLNWGIAVLSLLLVFSASLAFNRPEAFLGLANFLPFFLLLISFGELIQTPTQLRRVAWILVLPSLPIVILGYLQLFLSWGSPSLLETIVGYAIAPTGNPPGRMASVFMYANILAAYLTIVFILAQGLLIENWQLATKRAEERGKITNSQSLFLIVVVIANAIALILTNSRNAWALAPLACLAFAVYLGWRWLVAAVAGIGGIVLSAAYAPSPINELLRKIVPAFFWARLTDQMYQNRPIPFLRTTQWNFALWMTQQRPLTGWGLRNFTPLYVAKYSTTQIPIWLGHPHSLFLMLTAEIGIPIAMLFFTLVGWVIAQSILLLRDWPGNSQDRLILFSFIVAFLGCTLFNTVDVTLFDLRVNTLGWLLLAAICGVVYHSRVK; encoded by the coding sequence ATGAAACCAAAATTCAAAATCGAAAATCTAAAATCTATTCTCGATCCTAGTTTGGAGTTATGCTGGAATTTCGCCCAGCTAGGATTGCTGATTTTTCCCTTATTTCCAGCTTTGGGTGCAGTACCTCTAGCTTTGGCAATATTGGGAACCGGAAAGCAAAAGTTCAACACGATTATCAAACGCCCACTCAACTGGGGAATTGCTGTTTTAAGCCTTTTGCTCGTCTTTTCAGCCAGCTTAGCCTTTAATCGCCCTGAAGCTTTCTTGGGGTTGGCTAATTTTTTACCGTTTTTTCTGCTGCTTATATCGTTCGGCGAATTAATACAGACACCGACTCAACTGCGGCGCGTCGCTTGGATTTTGGTTTTACCTTCTCTGCCAATAGTAATTCTTGGCTATTTGCAGTTATTTTTAAGTTGGGGTAGTCCAAGTTTATTAGAAACTATTGTAGGTTATGCGATCGCACCCACTGGCAATCCCCCAGGTAGAATGGCGTCAGTCTTCATGTACGCCAATATCCTCGCCGCTTATCTCACGATCGTTTTCATTCTAGCCCAGGGGTTGTTGATTGAAAATTGGCAACTCGCTACGAAAAGAGCGGAGGAACGGGGGAAAATTACCAATTCCCAATCCTTATTTCTGATTGTAGTTGTAATTGCAAATGCGATCGCTCTCATCTTAACTAACTCTCGCAATGCTTGGGCTCTAGCACCTCTCGCCTGTCTTGCTTTTGCAGTATACCTTGGCTGGCGTTGGCTGGTAGCCGCAGTTGCTGGAATAGGTGGTATAGTTCTTTCAGCAGCTTATGCACCTTCACCGATAAATGAATTACTGCGAAAAATTGTCCCTGCTTTCTTTTGGGCGCGACTCACAGATCAAATGTATCAGAATCGACCGATACCTTTTCTGCGAACAACCCAATGGAACTTCGCTTTGTGGATGACTCAGCAGCGTCCTTTAACTGGTTGGGGATTGCGGAATTTTACCCCGCTTTATGTTGCAAAATATTCTACCACACAAATCCCTATTTGGCTAGGTCATCCCCATAGTTTATTTTTGATGCTAACAGCAGAAATCGGCATTCCTATCGCAATGCTGTTTTTTACTTTAGTCGGTTGGGTAATTGCACAAAGCATTTTATTACTGCGAGATTGGCCTGGAAATAGTCAAGATAGATTAATATTATTCAGTTTTATAGTTGCTTTTTTAGGTTGTACTTTATTCAACACTGTAGACGTAACGCTATTTGATTTACGGGTCAATACATTGGGGTGGTTGTTGTTAGCAGCAATTTGTGGAGTGGTTTATCACAGCAGAGTAAAATAA
- a CDS encoding YaaW family protein translates to MDELRSALELATEEELQQLTAILFCRRFNPLDYVGTPDPIEVQSHDRESWLDILEDRFRFLAADGLTVLRGRTQEVSYRQTLIQVCRYLKIRFSNKLSTTEIEAEIFLHLLKRAWKQLPIADRDALTLRVQESLAETKLSEPLPLSVQRDPLGWLVKGGSALAVSSIVKPMVLQQIAHQFALHFARYQIAREAAVSGGLAAVTKFQSYTMLQAAERGMALSAARYSAVRGVFAFLGPALWTWFFADLGWRAIATNYARIIPTIFALAQIRLTRTECWQIA, encoded by the coding sequence TTGGATGAGCTGAGATCGGCGCTGGAATTAGCAACAGAAGAAGAATTGCAACAACTAACGGCAATTCTGTTCTGTCGTAGGTTTAATCCCCTAGACTATGTTGGCACACCCGATCCTATAGAGGTACAAAGCCACGATCGCGAATCTTGGCTGGATATCCTAGAGGATAGATTTCGTTTCTTGGCGGCGGATGGCTTGACGGTATTGCGGGGACGCACCCAGGAAGTGAGTTACCGCCAAACCTTGATTCAGGTTTGTCGTTATCTCAAAATTCGCTTCTCAAACAAACTTTCCACTACGGAGATAGAAGCAGAGATCTTTCTCCATCTGCTGAAGCGGGCGTGGAAACAATTACCAATTGCAGATCGAGATGCTTTGACTCTGCGAGTGCAGGAGTCGCTTGCTGAAACTAAGCTTTCTGAACCTCTTCCGCTTTCCGTACAGCGCGATCCTTTGGGTTGGCTTGTCAAGGGTGGAAGCGCTTTGGCAGTCAGTTCTATTGTAAAACCGATGGTACTCCAACAAATCGCCCATCAGTTTGCACTTCATTTTGCCAGATATCAAATTGCCAGGGAAGCGGCGGTTTCTGGGGGTTTAGCGGCTGTGACGAAGTTCCAAAGCTATACAATGCTTCAGGCTGCCGAACGCGGGATGGCTTTGAGTGCTGCGCGTTATAGCGCTGTTCGCGGTGTGTTTGCTTTTTTAGGCCCAGCGCTGTGGACTTGGTTTTTTGCGGATCTGGGTTGGAGAGCGATCGCAACCAACTACGCCCGCATCATTCCTACTATATTCGCTCTTGCACAAATTCGTCTCACTCGCACAGAATGTTGGCAAATAGCATAA
- a CDS encoding NAD(P)/FAD-dependent oxidoreductase: MFDVAVIGAGVAGLTVAQQLQQCGYAVVVVDKSRGVGGRAATRRLHGTRADHGLRYLEPVGEMSQHLVKVLCDRNILQLWTHKVDSCQSKIQNPKSKIPRYVASEGMNAIAKFLATGLQIQLNQRVQAITATDDKIWHLGFEAAENITAKAVVVAIPAPQAFMLLEPLAESILPAEFVDKLRSVLFDPCLAVIAGYPGRGELNLEWNSTVFSDNSDLAWIGLDSSKRPNAEFPVFVMHSSAEFAKNYIDAEDLNPVAQHLLATAATELNLSWFAVPEWFQIHRWRYAFPSHPLQSAFLDAQTSLPLICCGDWCGGNLVESALNSGLAAAEQINRQLRNLSLPGASFFDTL; the protein is encoded by the coding sequence GTGTTTGATGTTGCCGTTATTGGTGCTGGCGTAGCTGGATTGACTGTGGCTCAACAATTACAGCAATGTGGATACGCTGTGGTGGTGGTGGATAAATCCCGTGGTGTGGGAGGACGTGCGGCGACGCGGCGCTTACACGGTACTCGTGCGGATCATGGGTTGCGCTATCTAGAACCAGTTGGGGAGATGTCCCAGCACTTGGTGAAGGTGTTGTGCGATCGCAACATTCTTCAATTGTGGACTCATAAGGTTGACTCCTGTCAATCCAAAATCCAAAATCCAAAATCCAAAATTCCCCGTTATGTGGCGTCAGAGGGGATGAATGCGATCGCGAAATTCTTAGCTACTGGTTTGCAAATTCAGCTAAATCAGCGAGTGCAAGCAATTACCGCCACGGATGATAAAATTTGGCATCTAGGTTTTGAGGCTGCTGAAAATATAACCGCCAAAGCAGTAGTGGTGGCAATTCCCGCGCCACAAGCTTTTATGTTACTGGAGCCATTAGCTGAGAGTATTTTACCAGCTGAGTTTGTGGATAAGTTGCGATCGGTCTTGTTTGATCCCTGTTTGGCTGTCATAGCAGGCTATCCGGGTCGGGGAGAGCTAAATTTAGAGTGGAATTCTACTGTTTTTTCTGATAATTCCGATCTAGCTTGGATCGGTTTGGATAGCAGCAAGCGCCCAAACGCTGAATTCCCGGTTTTTGTGATGCACAGCAGTGCCGAATTTGCCAAAAATTATATAGATGCTGAAGATTTAAACCCTGTTGCACAACATCTGTTAGCGACGGCGGCGACAGAATTAAACCTATCTTGGTTTGCTGTGCCAGAATGGTTTCAGATTCACAGGTGGCGTTATGCGTTTCCCAGTCATCCTTTACAGTCAGCTTTTCTGGATGCCCAGACAAGTTTACCTTTAATCTGTTGTGGCGATTGGTGCGGAGGAAACTTGGTAGAAAGTGCTTTAAATTCTGGATTAGCTGCTGCTGAACAAATTAATCGGCAGCTTCGGAATTTATCTCTGCCTGGTGCAAGTTTTTTTGATACTCTTTAG
- a CDS encoding trifunctional serine/threonine-protein kinase/ATP-binding protein/sensor histidine kinase, with protein sequence MSTAVDLTNRISGYHLVEQLYCGSRTLVYRAIRETDQLPVVIKLLNRDYPSFSELLQFRNQYTIAKNLGLPGVVEPYNLESYRHSYALVMEDFGGISLRDYAQEASLTLAEILEIAIQITEVLDGLYRNRVIHKDIKPANILIHPKTQQVKLIDFSIASLLPRETQEIQNPNVLEGTLAYISPEQTGRMNRGIDYRTDFYSLGATFYELLTGKLPFECDDPMELVHCHIAKQPPAINSQEIPQVISDIVMKLMAKNAEKRYQSAWGLKQDLEKCLQQCQETGKIERFELGTRDICDRFLIPEKLYGRETEVQTLLNAFERVANGTSELMLVAGFSGIGKTAVVNEVHKPIVRQRGYFIKGKFDQFNRNIPFSALVLAFRDFMAQLLSESDAQIHEWKTKILEAIGDNGQVIIEVIPELERIIGQQPPAPELSGIAAQNLFNLLFHKFIAVFTTKEHPLVIFLDDLQWADSASLKLMQMLVNESQLGYLLLLGAYRDNEVSPSHPLMLTLDEVRKAGTTLNTITLVPLGQISLNQLVADTLVCDPKLAQPLTELVYQKTQGNPFFATQFLKALHQDELITFDIQQSGHWQCDISKVRKAALTDNVVEFMAQQLQKLSIETQEVLKLAACIGNQFDLATLAIVSESSETETATALWKALQEGLVLPQSEVYKFYVGIEPNISEATSQTVAYRFLHDRVQQAAYSLIATDQKQATHLKIGQRLLEKTPIQGREEQIFAIVNQLNIGLELISQPAELEELARLNLMAGRKAKASTAYVAAVKYLSTAMDLLSSDRWQSQYNLTLEIVVETAEAEYLNTNFAAANTLVEMVLQHGKTLIDRIPAYEIKIQVHMAQHQVNDAIDTGLQALEMLGYPVNLSEQDFLVDLPTLESLEDYPTMTNPAQLAAMRILKVSFTPVLVGRPQILLPVIVRQVKLCVEGGHSPLASATYAWYGTLLCGPLGNIDIGYQAGRLALQLLKHFETKEHKVVTYNMFYTFVHHWKEPLRESLSPLAEGVQIGLESGNYEYTGYCITNYCFYIFLAGQNLETVESEHKKYHELLLYLKWEHSISISQIWYQLLLNLLGKAVNPLQLIGEKFDESTMLSQLLEQNDLIALFHAFLAKTILFYLLEEFEPAVESAAKAASYSSVGSENFVNLHFYQSLALLANYSNVCSEERSHYLSQIDANQEKMQLWMQHAPMNYEHKYHLVAAEKHRVFNQKTEAIEFYDRAIKGAKENEYLQDEALANELAAKFYLDWGKEKVAASYMQDAYYCYARWGAKAKIEDLEQRYPQLLQPILNQPKLRFNPLETLGTISQSSYTSSSSSTSISDALDFASIVQAAQALSSKIQIDELLGTLNQIILQTSGAETCALLLPDRDEWQIRAITHINPDNELPTTLLQTQPLDGSVAIPLKLIYYVKHTLQTVVIEGGKTEIPGLMNDCILQYQSQSMLCTPIVDRGNLVGILYLEHRSTKGVFTGDRLLVLNFLCTQAAISLENARLYQQAQDYAHQVEQSQLQLVQSEKMSALGNLVAGVAHEINNPVGFISGNIHEAIAAVKDLTEYLQLYQEKFPNPGYEIEEKAEEFDIEYLVEDLPKMLNSMQVGCDRIQGISTSLRTFSRADKDYKVPFNIHDGIDSTILILKHRLKANEQRPAIEVVKEYGNLPSVECFPGQLNQVFMNILANAIDALEESNREQSFEKIKAQANCITIRTEIKSSEWVAIRISDNGPGISDEIKANIFDHLFTTKGVGKGTGLGLAIARQIVVEKHGGTIKVNSVLGEGTEFAIALPAPT encoded by the coding sequence ATGAGTACAGCAGTAGATTTAACGAACCGAATTTCTGGATATCATCTGGTTGAGCAATTATACTGCGGTTCGAGAACCCTAGTTTATCGAGCCATTCGAGAAACAGATCAGCTTCCAGTTGTCATTAAACTATTAAATCGAGACTATCCCAGCTTCAGCGAACTGCTGCAATTCCGCAACCAGTATACGATCGCCAAAAATCTAGGTTTGCCTGGAGTCGTTGAACCCTACAATTTGGAATCCTATCGCCACAGCTATGCCCTAGTAATGGAGGATTTTGGCGGTATTTCTCTGCGAGACTACGCCCAAGAGGCCTCGCTGACTCTAGCAGAAATATTGGAAATTGCCATTCAAATAACTGAGGTCCTTGACGGACTGTACCGAAACAGAGTCATTCATAAAGATATCAAGCCCGCTAACATCCTAATACATCCGAAAACTCAACAAGTCAAACTGATTGACTTTAGCATCGCCTCCCTACTGCCGAGAGAAACTCAAGAAATTCAAAATCCCAACGTCTTAGAGGGAACCCTCGCCTATATTTCTCCCGAACAAACTGGACGAATGAACCGAGGCATCGACTACCGCACCGACTTTTATTCTCTGGGAGCCACCTTTTACGAACTATTAACAGGAAAACTGCCCTTTGAATGTGACGATCCGATGGAGTTGGTTCACTGCCATATTGCTAAACAACCTCCTGCAATAAACAGCCAAGAAATCCCGCAGGTGATTTCGGATATTGTCATGAAGCTGATGGCAAAAAATGCCGAAAAACGCTATCAAAGTGCCTGGGGATTGAAGCAGGACTTAGAAAAGTGTTTGCAGCAGTGCCAAGAAACTGGAAAGATTGAAAGATTTGAGTTAGGAACGCGAGATATATGCGATCGCTTCCTGATTCCTGAAAAACTTTATGGTCGAGAAACAGAAGTACAAACCCTGTTGAATGCCTTCGAGCGCGTAGCAAATGGCACATCAGAATTAATGCTAGTCGCTGGGTTCTCCGGGATTGGAAAAACGGCTGTAGTCAACGAGGTACATAAACCCATTGTCCGGCAGCGCGGCTATTTCATCAAAGGCAAATTCGACCAGTTTAACCGCAACATTCCCTTCTCGGCATTAGTCCTGGCCTTCCGCGATTTTATGGCACAATTACTCAGTGAAAGTGATGCCCAAATCCACGAATGGAAAACTAAAATTCTCGAAGCGATCGGTGACAACGGACAAGTCATTATTGAAGTCATTCCCGAACTAGAACGGATTATTGGACAACAACCCCCAGCCCCGGAATTATCTGGGATAGCTGCTCAAAATCTATTTAATTTGCTCTTCCACAAATTCATTGCTGTCTTCACCACAAAAGAGCATCCCTTGGTGATATTTTTGGATGACTTACAATGGGCGGATTCGGCATCGCTGAAGTTAATGCAAATGCTCGTCAATGAGTCGCAATTGGGTTATCTGTTGCTGCTGGGAGCCTATCGGGATAATGAAGTATCACCCAGCCATCCCCTGATGTTGACCCTAGATGAAGTGAGGAAGGCAGGAACCACACTCAACACTATTACATTAGTACCGCTTGGCCAAATCAGTTTAAATCAATTGGTAGCGGATACGCTAGTTTGTGATCCTAAGTTGGCACAACCGCTGACAGAATTGGTCTATCAAAAAACTCAAGGAAACCCATTTTTTGCAACGCAGTTTCTCAAAGCCTTGCATCAGGATGAATTGATTACTTTTGATATCCAACAATCGGGACATTGGCAGTGCGATATTAGTAAAGTGCGAAAGGCAGCACTGACCGATAATGTAGTGGAATTTATGGCGCAGCAGTTGCAGAAACTGTCCATAGAAACTCAGGAGGTTTTAAAATTAGCCGCTTGCATTGGCAACCAGTTTGACTTAGCAACATTGGCAATTGTTTCAGAGAGTTCTGAGACGGAAACCGCAACGGCTTTGTGGAAAGCTTTACAAGAAGGTTTGGTTTTGCCGCAAAGTGAAGTTTATAAGTTTTATGTAGGAATAGAACCGAATATTTCTGAAGCGACTTCTCAAACAGTTGCTTATCGCTTCTTGCACGATCGCGTCCAGCAAGCTGCTTATTCTTTAATTGCCACAGACCAAAAACAGGCAACTCACCTAAAAATCGGGCAACGGCTGCTTGAGAAGACCCCCATTCAAGGACGGGAAGAGCAGATTTTTGCCATTGTCAACCAATTGAATATAGGATTAGAGTTAATTTCTCAACCTGCGGAACTCGAAGAACTAGCGCGGTTGAATTTGATGGCAGGACGGAAAGCAAAAGCATCCACAGCCTATGTGGCAGCAGTGAAATACCTGAGTACGGCGATGGATTTGCTATCGAGCGATCGCTGGCAAAGTCAGTACAATTTAACCCTAGAAATCGTTGTGGAAACGGCAGAGGCGGAATATCTCAACACCAATTTCGCTGCCGCAAATACCTTAGTTGAAATGGTGTTGCAGCACGGGAAAACGCTGATCGATCGCATCCCCGCTTACGAGATCAAGATACAAGTTCACATGGCGCAACACCAAGTGAACGATGCCATTGATACGGGATTGCAGGCATTAGAAATGCTGGGCTACCCCGTTAATCTGAGTGAGCAAGACTTTTTAGTGGACCTGCCCACTCTAGAATCCCTGGAAGACTACCCCACCATGACTAACCCCGCACAACTAGCAGCCATGCGGATTCTTAAAGTCAGCTTTACTCCTGTTCTAGTAGGCAGACCACAAATTCTGCTGCCAGTAATCGTCAGACAAGTGAAACTTTGTGTTGAAGGCGGTCACTCTCCTTTGGCATCAGCAACCTATGCTTGGTATGGCACGCTCTTATGTGGCCCTTTGGGCAACATTGATATCGGATATCAAGCAGGGCGGCTGGCACTGCAACTGCTCAAACACTTTGAAACCAAGGAACACAAAGTTGTTACCTATAATATGTTTTACACCTTCGTCCACCATTGGAAGGAGCCTTTACGAGAAAGTTTATCTCCTCTTGCCGAGGGGGTACAGATTGGGCTAGAAAGCGGCAATTACGAATATACAGGTTACTGCATCACCAACTATTGTTTCTACATATTCCTGGCAGGACAAAATCTCGAAACAGTTGAAAGCGAACATAAAAAATACCATGAATTGTTGCTGTATTTGAAATGGGAACACTCTATTTCTATCTCCCAAATATGGTATCAATTATTGTTAAATTTGTTGGGAAAAGCAGTCAATCCACTCCAGTTAATTGGTGAAAAATTTGACGAATCTACGATGTTGTCGCAACTTCTAGAACAGAACGATCTCATTGCTTTGTTTCATGCCTTTTTAGCAAAGACGATTCTGTTCTATCTGCTCGAAGAGTTCGAGCCAGCAGTGGAGAGTGCAGCGAAGGCAGCGAGTTACTCTAGCGTTGGGTCAGAAAATTTCGTCAATTTGCACTTCTACCAATCCCTAGCACTGCTGGCTAACTATTCCAACGTCTGTTCGGAAGAGCGATCGCATTACCTAAGTCAGATTGATGCCAATCAGGAAAAAATGCAGCTTTGGATGCAGCACGCTCCGATGAACTACGAGCATAAATACCATCTGGTGGCAGCAGAAAAACATCGCGTTTTCAATCAAAAAACAGAAGCCATAGAATTCTATGACCGGGCAATTAAAGGAGCCAAAGAAAACGAATACCTCCAAGACGAAGCCCTGGCCAACGAATTAGCTGCCAAATTCTACCTTGACTGGGGCAAAGAAAAAGTTGCCGCCAGCTATATGCAGGACGCATATTACTGTTATGCCCGTTGGGGAGCTAAAGCCAAAATAGAAGACTTAGAACAACGCTATCCCCAATTACTTCAGCCCATCCTGAATCAGCCCAAACTTCGCTTTAATCCTTTAGAGACGCTGGGAACGATTAGCCAGTCTTCATACACTTCCAGCAGCAGCAGCACGAGTATTTCCGATGCCCTTGATTTCGCATCTATTGTGCAAGCGGCTCAAGCTTTATCCAGTAAAATTCAGATTGATGAATTGCTCGGCACCCTCAATCAAATTATTTTGCAAACTTCTGGGGCAGAAACTTGTGCTTTGCTACTCCCCGATCGGGATGAATGGCAAATCCGGGCAATAACTCACATCAATCCAGATAACGAGTTACCCACAACCCTGCTGCAAACCCAACCTCTTGATGGCTCTGTGGCGATTCCGCTCAAGCTGATTTATTATGTCAAACATACCCTGCAAACTGTGGTTATTGAAGGCGGCAAAACCGAGATTCCGGGTTTAATGAATGACTGTATTCTCCAGTATCAGTCTCAGAGTATGCTATGTACTCCGATTGTCGATCGGGGAAATTTAGTTGGCATACTTTATCTCGAACATCGCTCGACGAAAGGAGTGTTTACTGGCGATCGTCTGCTCGTCCTCAACTTCCTCTGCACTCAGGCTGCCATTTCCCTAGAAAATGCGCGACTGTATCAGCAAGCGCAGGACTACGCCCACCAGGTTGAACAATCACAACTGCAATTAGTGCAGAGCGAAAAAATGTCGGCTTTGGGGAACTTGGTGGCGGGGGTTGCCCATGAGATCAACAATCCAGTCGGTTTTATTTCTGGGAATATTCATGAAGCGATCGCTGCCGTCAAAGATCTTACGGAATACTTGCAACTCTATCAAGAAAAATTTCCCAATCCCGGATATGAAATAGAGGAAAAAGCCGAAGAATTTGACATCGAATATCTCGTAGAAGATTTACCCAAAATGTTGAATTCGATGCAAGTTGGGTGCGATCGCATCCAAGGGATCAGCACCAGCCTTCGTACCTTCTCCAGAGCCGACAAAGATTACAAAGTTCCTTTCAATATTCATGATGGTATTGACAGTACGATTTTGATTCTCAAACACCGATTGAAAGCCAACGAACAGCGTCCAGCTATTGAAGTAGTGAAAGAGTACGGGAACTTGCCATCAGTTGAGTGCTTCCCCGGACAATTAAATCAGGTGTTTATGAATATATTGGCGAATGCCATTGATGCACTGGAAGAATCAAATCGGGAACAGAGTTTTGAGAAGATTAAAGCCCAAGCCAATTGCATCACGATTCGGACAGAAATAAAGTCTTCTGAGTGGGTGGCGATTCGCATTTCTGACAACGGGCCTGGGATATCTGATGAGATAAAAGCGAATATTTTTGACCACTTATTTACAACCAAAGGTGTGGGGAAAGGCACAGGATTGGGTTTGGCGATCGCCCGCCAGATTGTGGTTGAGAAACACGGCGGTACAATAAAGGTAAATTCTGTATTGGGAGAAGGGACGGAGTTTGCGATCGCGTTACCTGCGCCTACTTAG